A portion of the Aricia agestis chromosome 1, ilAriAges1.1, whole genome shotgun sequence genome contains these proteins:
- the LOC121731318 gene encoding uncharacterized protein LOC121731318: MATPQENAATNNEENPNVSFPNKGVSAPTEVFRVGVKVPPFWPERPALWFAQLEGQFLLSGISNDTTKFYTTCGNLEHKYAVEVADIIENPPKERKYETLKSELIRRLTAPREEKIKQFLMSEDIGTRKPSQFLRHLQHLAGPNIPEEFIRTTWYNRLPVSVQPIIASQGDMPLDKLAELADKITAIAQPTLQVAAATPGSSSTPASDSMWSAMEAMARQIEQLTKQVAELSTHQSRQPRRRFDRQRYRSRSRSQSRSNGMCYYHNKFGNKAFKCTRPCSFTGNADGSQ; encoded by the coding sequence atggctaCGCCGCAAGAAAACGCCGCGACTAATAACGAAGAAAACCCGAACGTGAGTTTTCCGAACAAAGGAGTATCGGCGCCGACGGAAGTATTTCGAGTCGGAGTTAAAGTGCCCCCATTTTGGCCAGAGCGCCCAGCTCTGTGGTTCGCGCAACTCGAGGGCCAGTTTCTGCTATCAGGAATTAGCAATGACACAACGAAATTTTACACGACATGCGGAAACCTAGAACACAAATATGCAGTGGAGGTGGCGGATATCATCGAGAACCCGCCCAAAGAAAGGAAATATGAAACTTTAAAATCCGAACTGATTCGTCGCCTGACCGCCCCGCGCGAAGAAAAAATCAAACAATTCCTCATGAGTGAGGACATTGGCACACGAAAGCCGTCGCAATTCTTGCGTCACCTGCAGCACCTCGCCGGTCCGAACATACCAGAGGAGTTCATTAGAACGACCTGGTACAACAGACTTCCTGTATCCGTGCAACCGATTATAGCTTCGCAGGGCGACATGCCTCTGGACAAGTTAGCGGAGTTGGCAGATAAGATAACGGCCATCGCACAACCGACACTCCAGGTGGCAGCAGCAACACCTGGCAGCAGCAGCACACCAGCTAGTGACTCTATGTGGTCGGCGATGGAGGCGATGGCAAGGCAGATCGAGCAGCTGACCAAGCAGGTAGCAGAACTCAGCACACACCAGTCGCGACAACCACGTCGTAGATTCGACAGGCAGAGATACAGGTCACGTTCGAGATCTCAATCGAGGAGTAACGGTATGTGCTATTACCACAataaatttggcaacaaggcaTTTAAATGCACCCGCCCCTGCTCGTTCACGGGAAATGCCGACGGCAGTCAGTAG